One genomic window of Candidatus Kuenenia stuttgartiensis includes the following:
- the trmD gene encoding tRNA (guanosine(37)-N1)-methyltransferase TrmD — protein MRIDILTLFPGIFENVLGHSILKIAREKALVQYNIFNIRDYAENQRCVDDRPYGGGPGMVMKPEPVFNAVEAIERQTNIPAKKILLTPQGRCFTQAIAKELAKEAYLMLICGHYEGFDERIRTGLDVFELSIGDYILSGGELSAMVVIDAVVRLIPGVLGDKNSITEESFHDGLLEYPQYTRPAEYRGMKVPEILRSGHHQKIKEWQRYLAEKRTREKRPDLLNKK, from the coding sequence ATGCGCATTGATATTTTGACATTGTTTCCCGGTATTTTTGAAAACGTACTGGGGCATAGTATCTTGAAAATCGCCAGAGAAAAGGCCCTTGTACAATACAATATTTTCAATATCAGAGACTATGCAGAAAATCAACGTTGTGTAGATGACAGACCCTATGGCGGGGGGCCTGGGATGGTAATGAAGCCGGAACCCGTTTTCAATGCAGTAGAAGCGATTGAGCGGCAAACTAACATACCCGCTAAAAAAATTTTACTAACGCCGCAAGGGCGTTGTTTTACCCAAGCTATCGCTAAAGAATTGGCAAAAGAGGCGTATCTTATGTTGATATGCGGCCATTATGAAGGGTTTGACGAAAGAATCAGAACCGGCCTTGATGTGTTTGAGTTGTCCATCGGCGATTATATTCTTTCAGGTGGAGAACTATCGGCAATGGTAGTTATTGACGCGGTAGTCCGTCTGATACCCGGTGTTTTGGGAGATAAGAACTCAATAACCGAAGAATCTTTTCATGACGGGTTATTGGAGTATCCTCAATATACCCGTCCTGCTGAATACAGAGGCATGAAAGTTCCGGAAATATTACGTTCGGGTCATCATCAAAAAATAAAGGAATGGCAAAGATATTTAGCTGAAAAAAGGACACGGGAAAAAAGGCCCGATTTATTAAACAAGAAATAG
- a CDS encoding Rnf-Nqr domain containing protein, whose amino-acid sequence MVGLKRHIRKTSKFFLRDNLILTAGAGLGFCSALAVTNKLENSLTMGLGVLFVAMGSFSLIYPFRRLITIAGSHHKISLLMIIVSVFVTIFAFFAQAFVPEVAASIRAYIDLITTNCIVLAVISEGLTVPFWEAQKKILKACMGYAFALILLAFLREPLGFGTIMGFSVIPETFPRVVLMITPVGGFFALAGFRLMMRPFLLKARIVYQEAASCECAAVETPEEGPVPAPRSKFEISRKSLITIGLGICLFISIIVHIRTSPTLHTQFLIFLPILLNALFFDGIVLSKLLGICPLLNKSRQIDAAWKMGIAVIIVMTLSTALNWVVYNKVLIMGSDVLAKYSSMSIRLEKIFYLTVFIVTIAVFVQTLSVMLRKFARTAYEQMGQFLELITVNCIVLASATFTIPTGTSFMVSTITAFGYGLHWLMVTVWLALLRRQRLFVPTNAWDEDTIAILLLGIMAAIFTGIGMIRIF is encoded by the coding sequence ATGGTAGGACTAAAGCGACATATACGAAAAACTTCTAAATTTTTCTTGAGAGACAATCTTATTTTAACCGCAGGCGCCGGTTTAGGGTTTTGTTCTGCTTTGGCGGTAACGAATAAACTCGAAAATTCTCTGACGATGGGACTTGGTGTGTTGTTTGTTGCAATGGGGAGTTTTTCCTTAATTTATCCATTTCGAAGATTAATAACCATAGCGGGATCACACCACAAGATTTCGCTTTTAATGATTATTGTTTCGGTGTTTGTGACCATTTTTGCATTCTTTGCCCAGGCGTTTGTGCCGGAGGTGGCTGCCAGTATCAGGGCATATATCGACCTTATTACCACTAATTGTATAGTGCTTGCCGTAATTTCTGAAGGGTTAACGGTGCCATTCTGGGAAGCGCAGAAAAAGATTTTAAAGGCGTGTATGGGATATGCTTTTGCGCTGATATTGCTTGCCTTTCTGCGGGAACCGCTGGGTTTTGGCACGATTATGGGCTTTTCCGTAATTCCGGAAACGTTTCCTCGCGTTGTGTTAATGATAACTCCCGTGGGAGGATTTTTCGCATTGGCGGGATTTCGCCTCATGATGCGTCCTTTCTTGCTCAAGGCAAGGATTGTCTATCAGGAAGCGGCTTCATGTGAATGCGCCGCTGTTGAGACACCGGAAGAAGGCCCTGTTCCTGCCCCGCGTTCAAAGTTTGAAATTTCCCGAAAATCGTTAATTACCATCGGGCTGGGCATCTGTTTGTTTATAAGTATCATTGTACACATTCGTACCAGCCCGACATTGCATACTCAGTTTCTTATTTTTTTGCCAATATTATTAAATGCCCTTTTCTTTGATGGTATAGTACTCAGTAAACTTTTAGGCATATGCCCGTTGCTCAATAAATCACGGCAAATAGATGCGGCATGGAAAATGGGGATTGCCGTAATTATCGTTATGACGCTTTCTACTGCTTTAAACTGGGTGGTATATAATAAGGTGTTGATAATGGGAAGCGATGTTTTAGCAAAATATTCATCCATGTCAATACGGCTGGAGAAAATCTTCTACCTGACAGTATTTATTGTAACCATTGCCGTATTTGTGCAAACATTAAGCGTGATGCTTAGAAAATTTGCACGAACGGCATATGAACAAATGGGGCAGTTTCTTGAACTAATTACCGTAAATTGTATTGTACTTGCCAGTGCAACATTTACCATTCCTACAGGCACATCTTTTATGGTTTCAACCATTACTGCGTTTGGGTATGGACTTCACTGGCTAATGGTTACTGTTTGGCTTGCATTGTTGAGACGTCAGCGTCTCTTTGTGCCAACAAATGCATGGGATGAAGATACAATAGCAATCCTTTTACTTGGCATAATGGCCGCTATATTTACCGGCATTGGAATGATTCGTATTTTTTAG
- a CDS encoding RnfABCDGE type electron transport complex subunit D — protein sequence MKKLLNKLESPLNKNLDRIETFIHTHETVNFLFGAVFEAFDGLLRSSKHTAQTQPFIRNNTDTKKFMGAVLIALTMGWVFPAMYFYGLQCVISKLIVSLVVGVFVVDVIWAIIAREDHISEGGFVSCLLVPAILPPQAPLWLIGFGAAMAIIFRNILGGVGYNLVNPALFSRLFLTICFPSLLATGYQMPFVGIPDLHTLRYGLDTITHATPLTAFKTDGTITSYFSLLIGTANGSLGETCRLALILSGIWLVKMKVANWRLPVSYFGSVFIFSGMFSLLSKENVAPPIFQLLSGGLVLGAFYMITDPITATYNQKAKWIYGIGCGFITVLLRNYTTLSEGAMYAILLMNLLAIPIQSLMVKIRYRT from the coding sequence ATGAAGAAATTACTCAATAAACTCGAATCGCCACTTAATAAGAATCTTGACAGGATAGAGACCTTTATCCATACCCACGAAACAGTCAATTTCCTTTTTGGGGCAGTTTTTGAAGCGTTTGACGGTTTGTTGCGCAGCTCCAAACATACAGCGCAGACACAGCCCTTTATCCGAAACAACACGGACACGAAAAAGTTTATGGGTGCTGTGCTTATTGCGCTGACAATGGGATGGGTGTTTCCTGCGATGTATTTTTACGGGTTACAGTGTGTGATTTCGAAATTGATTGTTTCACTTGTTGTTGGGGTGTTTGTTGTTGATGTGATATGGGCAATAATTGCCAGGGAAGATCACATTAGTGAGGGAGGGTTTGTTTCGTGCCTGCTCGTTCCCGCCATTCTGCCACCACAAGCGCCTCTCTGGCTGATAGGCTTTGGCGCAGCAATGGCCATTATCTTCAGAAATATATTGGGAGGCGTTGGGTACAATTTGGTGAATCCTGCGCTATTTAGCCGATTGTTCCTGACAATATGTTTCCCGTCACTTTTGGCGACAGGCTACCAGATGCCTTTTGTCGGTATACCTGATCTTCATACCTTGCGGTATGGGCTTGATACCATTACCCACGCTACCCCGCTTACCGCGTTTAAGACAGACGGCACCATCACTTCTTATTTTTCCCTGCTCATAGGTACTGCGAATGGCTCTTTGGGAGAAACCTGCCGATTAGCACTTATACTGTCCGGTATATGGCTTGTAAAAATGAAGGTTGCGAACTGGCGGTTGCCGGTGTCCTATTTTGGCAGCGTGTTTATCTTTTCAGGTATGTTTTCACTCCTGTCAAAGGAAAATGTTGCCCCGCCTATTTTTCAGCTCCTGAGCGGAGGGTTAGTATTGGGTGCTTTTTATATGATTACAGATCCTATTACAGCAACCTATAATCAGAAGGCGAAATGGATATATGGCATAGGGTGTGGATTTATTACCGTGTTGCTAAGGAATTATACCACACTGTCTGAAGGAGCAATGTATGCTATATTGCTTATGAATTTGCTTGCAATACCCATTCAATCGTTGATGGTAAAAATAAGATACCGCACCTGA
- a CDS encoding TatD family hydrolase, with protein MMIIDTHAHLDFPEYKTDLDSVLSRAREAGVGSIINVGTSLSTSKKCIALAHRFENIYASVGIHPHGATKVSEETWLELESLIGGSKIVAVGETGLDYYRNKSPHEDQQVLFEKHLALAKKHDLPVIIHCREASEDCLKILNKYKNGGLKGVVHCFSGTAEVAKACLDLGMFLSFAGPITFKNAQNLRDIAKTVPVERLLLETDCPFLSPHPKRGERNEPSYLSLVIPVFAEIYGLSPEDIARITSFNAYALFGIGEPELEGKIAYAIRNSLYINLTNRCSMECSFCMRTTYPFVKGHNLHLKREPTIEEVLQSIGDPGRYDEVVFCGYGEPTERLEVLKAVAADLKSKGKRIRLDTNGHGDIINGRSIANELKGLIDTICISLNAETAEKYAAICKPVFGEKAYFALIQFVKDAKKVIPNVQVSVVEIPGIDIKKCREIAVELGVDFRVRKHDVLG; from the coding sequence ATGATGATTATTGATACACACGCGCATCTTGATTTTCCGGAATATAAAACAGATTTGGACTCCGTTTTGTCACGTGCCAGAGAGGCAGGCGTCGGAAGTATTATTAATGTGGGAACAAGCCTTTCTACGAGTAAAAAGTGCATTGCTTTGGCGCATCGTTTTGAAAATATTTATGCAAGCGTTGGCATCCATCCGCATGGCGCCACAAAGGTTTCAGAAGAAACGTGGCTTGAGCTTGAGTCGTTGATTGGAGGATCAAAAATTGTCGCGGTCGGCGAGACCGGACTTGATTATTATCGTAACAAGAGTCCTCATGAAGACCAACAGGTACTATTCGAGAAACACCTTGCACTTGCGAAAAAGCATGATCTTCCGGTGATAATACATTGCCGCGAAGCCAGTGAGGACTGTTTAAAAATTCTGAATAAATATAAAAATGGTGGATTAAAGGGGGTTGTTCATTGTTTTAGCGGAACGGCTGAAGTGGCAAAGGCATGCCTGGATCTGGGCATGTTTTTGTCTTTTGCCGGGCCGATTACCTTTAAAAATGCGCAAAATTTGAGGGATATTGCCAAAACTGTTCCTGTCGAAAGGCTTCTTTTGGAGACTGATTGTCCTTTTTTATCACCTCATCCGAAAAGAGGGGAGCGTAATGAGCCGTCGTATTTATCCTTAGTTATCCCCGTTTTTGCTGAAATATACGGGCTTTCCCCCGAAGATATTGCACGCATTACTTCTTTTAATGCGTACGCATTATTCGGCATAGGGGAGCCTGAATTGGAGGGGAAAATAGCTTACGCTATCAGAAACTCTCTTTACATAAATTTAACGAACCGATGCTCTATGGAGTGTTCATTTTGCATGAGGACGACCTATCCTTTTGTGAAGGGGCATAATCTGCATTTAAAGCGGGAACCGACAATTGAAGAAGTACTGCAGTCGATAGGAGACCCTGGCAGATATGATGAAGTGGTGTTTTGCGGTTATGGAGAACCGACCGAACGGCTGGAAGTTTTAAAAGCCGTTGCTGCGGATTTAAAATCAAAAGGGAAACGCATCCGGCTGGATACAAACGGCCATGGGGATATTATCAATGGCAGGTCAATAGCGAATGAATTAAAAGGCCTTATTGATACCATCTGCATCAGTTTAAATGCGGAAACTGCGGAAAAATATGCTGCGATCTGCAAGCCGGTATTTGGCGAAAAAGCCTATTTTGCTTTGATACAGTTTGTTAAAGATGCGAAAAAGGTTATTCCAAATGTTCAGGTCTCTGTTGTAGAAATTCCAGGTATCGATATAAAGAAATGTAGAGAAATTGCAGTGGAGTTGGGCGTAGATTTTAGGGTGAGAAAACACGATGTCCTCGGCTGA
- the rpmE gene encoding 50S ribosomal protein L31, with product MKSSIHPNYIEAVVTCGCGETFKTRATKPKIAVDICSKCHPFYTGKQRFIDSAGQIDRFNKRLKKSKIIQDPGTTK from the coding sequence ATGAAAAGCAGTATTCATCCAAATTATATAGAGGCAGTTGTAACATGCGGATGCGGAGAAACATTTAAAACCAGAGCCACAAAACCTAAAATAGCAGTAGATATATGCTCAAAATGCCACCCGTTTTATACGGGGAAACAAAGATTTATTGATAGTGCCGGCCAAATTGACCGCTTTAACAAACGATTGAAAAAGAGCAAAATAATTCAAGACCCAGGTACAACAAAATAA
- a CDS encoding FMN-binding protein, whose translation MEEFKTFILRIFSILFIAFIPCTGLFLVYFYTAPKIAAYHEIKEKRAVLDIFGIPYRTTEKTIMGFTIKGYDKDNIREVFDTSITVDETEAVGAKNEEEGKVYKFIKDGELQGIGFIRSRIGYGYNKSSAMSLFICLKPDMETLKGIEVLDHSETPGLGGRMTEDIFKKQFVGMKLKPQIKMVKERKATGDNEFDAITGATNTSRGIEEFINDAVQEFWRKSGEQKW comes from the coding sequence ATGGAAGAATTTAAGACGTTTATACTCCGTATTTTCTCGATCCTTTTCATTGCATTTATTCCGTGTACCGGATTGTTTTTGGTATATTTTTATACAGCACCGAAAATTGCCGCATATCATGAAATAAAGGAAAAACGTGCTGTTCTTGATATCTTTGGAATTCCATACCGTACAACTGAAAAAACCATCATGGGTTTTACTATCAAAGGGTACGATAAAGATAATATAAGAGAAGTATTTGATACGTCGATAACCGTTGATGAAACCGAAGCTGTCGGGGCAAAAAACGAAGAAGAGGGGAAGGTATATAAATTCATTAAAGACGGAGAGTTGCAAGGGATAGGGTTTATCAGGTCAAGGATAGGATATGGATATAATAAATCAAGCGCCATGTCTTTGTTTATTTGCCTGAAACCTGACATGGAAACGCTGAAAGGGATAGAAGTATTGGATCACAGCGAGACTCCTGGACTTGGTGGAAGAATGACGGAAGATATATTTAAAAAGCAATTTGTTGGAATGAAATTAAAACCGCAAATCAAGATGGTTAAGGAGCGGAAAGCTACGGGTGATAATGAATTTGATGCTATAACCGGTGCTACCAATACAAGCAGGGGTATTGAGGAGTTTATCAATGACGCAGTACAGGAATTTTGGAGAAAATCCGGAGAACAGAAATGGTAG
- the ffh gene encoding signal recognition particle protein, which translates to MMFESITNSLEAVLGKFRGKGRLTEGNIKDGLHEVRLALLEADVNYKVVKNFIKQVTERSVGEEVIKSVAPGQQVVKIVHDELIKLMGESDTSIPFKEGGQTVVMLVGLQGSGKTTTAGKLARLMLSKGKKPLLAAADIQRPAAVEQLKTLGRQLDIQVYFEKDLPPTKICSEAIKYAKENGHDVVILDTAGRLHIDNELMLELREIKDTLTPDQIYFVCDAMTGQDAVNSAREFDEQLGFDGVILSKLDGDTRGGAALSIRAVTGKPIKFVGIGEKLDRLEEFHPDRMASRILGMGDVVSLVERAQQAIDFEEAQNLSRKIQSDTLSLEDFLMQLQQIKKMGPIKEIMGMIPGLGNKMDGLNFDEKQLEKVEAIIKSMTIQERLIPDMINGSRRQRVAKGSGTTVQDVNQLLKQFKSMKKLMKHFKGNEKGLKKKGMFPGGMPFGKGMIR; encoded by the coding sequence ATTATGTTTGAATCAATCACAAATAGTTTGGAAGCTGTTCTTGGTAAATTCCGCGGGAAGGGAAGATTAACCGAAGGAAATATTAAGGACGGTTTGCACGAAGTGCGTCTGGCATTGCTTGAGGCGGACGTTAATTATAAAGTAGTAAAAAACTTCATTAAGCAGGTTACCGAGCGTTCTGTGGGTGAAGAGGTAATCAAAAGTGTTGCGCCGGGCCAGCAGGTGGTCAAGATTGTCCACGACGAACTGATTAAATTGATGGGGGAGTCTGATACCTCTATTCCTTTCAAGGAAGGGGGGCAGACGGTTGTGATGTTGGTGGGTTTGCAAGGCAGCGGTAAAACAACAACGGCTGGTAAACTTGCCAGGCTGATGCTTTCGAAAGGAAAAAAGCCGTTGCTTGCCGCAGCGGATATACAACGCCCTGCGGCTGTTGAACAATTAAAGACGCTGGGCCGGCAACTGGATATACAGGTATATTTTGAAAAAGATTTACCACCAACAAAGATATGTAGTGAAGCGATAAAATATGCAAAAGAAAACGGACATGATGTGGTAATTTTAGATACTGCAGGGCGATTACACATCGACAATGAACTGATGCTTGAATTGCGGGAAATAAAAGATACACTCACACCCGATCAAATATATTTTGTTTGTGATGCAATGACAGGTCAGGACGCGGTAAATAGCGCCAGGGAATTTGATGAGCAATTAGGTTTTGACGGGGTGATCTTATCTAAACTTGATGGTGATACGCGGGGCGGTGCGGCTCTTTCAATAAGGGCGGTTACGGGAAAACCTATTAAGTTCGTGGGCATTGGCGAAAAACTCGACCGTCTTGAGGAGTTTCATCCTGATAGGATGGCTTCCAGAATACTGGGAATGGGCGACGTAGTTTCACTGGTGGAGCGCGCACAGCAGGCCATTGATTTTGAAGAAGCGCAGAACCTTAGCCGGAAGATACAAAGTGATACGCTCAGCCTGGAAGATTTTCTCATGCAACTTCAACAGATAAAAAAAATGGGACCAATCAAAGAAATCATGGGTATGATTCCCGGTTTGGGGAACAAGATGGACGGACTTAATTTTGACGAAAAACAATTAGAAAAGGTTGAAGCGATTATCAAATCAATGACGATTCAGGAACGTTTGATCCCCGATATGATAAATGGAAGCAGAAGGCAGCGCGTAGCCAAAGGCAGCGGGACGACCGTTCAGGATGTTAATCAACTGCTTAAACAATTTAAATCGATGAAAAAACTAATGAAACATTTTAAGGGAAACGAGAAGGGGCTGAAGAAAAAGGGGATGTTTCCCGGGGGTATGCCCTTTGGCAAGGGTATGATACGGTAA
- a CDS encoding N-acetyltransferase has protein sequence MLRKATIEEVEKIYRLINGFASKDEMLPRSLSELYENIRDFYVFMEDTQLIGCAALHIFWKDLAEIKSLAVLGSHQRRGIGKKLVSACMQEAKELRIAKMFVLTYSPEFFEKCGFCRIEKAELPQKIWSECVKCHKFPDCGEIPLIIDISK, from the coding sequence ATATTGCGTAAAGCAACAATAGAAGAGGTAGAGAAGATATATAGGCTTATCAACGGTTTCGCGTCAAAGGATGAAATGTTGCCGCGTTCCCTCAGTGAGCTTTACGAAAATATACGGGATTTTTATGTATTTATGGAGGATACCCAATTAATTGGTTGCGCCGCTTTGCATATTTTTTGGAAAGATCTTGCGGAAATAAAATCATTGGCAGTTCTGGGTTCACACCAGCGGAGAGGAATAGGAAAAAAACTCGTATCGGCGTGTATGCAGGAGGCGAAGGAACTCCGCATCGCCAAGATGTTCGTTCTTACGTATTCGCCGGAATTTTTTGAGAAATGCGGATTTTGCAGGATAGAAAAAGCGGAACTCCCTCAAAAAATATGGTCAGAATGTGTAAAGTGCCATAAATTCCCTGATTGCGGAGAAATACCGCTTATTATTGATATAAGCAAATAA
- the rplS gene encoding 50S ribosomal protein L19 — MNVIDVIEKEHMKTEIPKYSVGDQVDVSIKIKEGEKERTQVFSGLVIAKNGGGIRETFTVRRIVQGEGVERVFPIHSPKVLDVKVKKSGKVRRAKLYYMRDRTSKGTRLKEKRVD; from the coding sequence ATGAATGTTATCGATGTAATAGAAAAAGAACACATGAAAACAGAAATACCAAAGTATTCTGTTGGCGATCAGGTAGATGTCTCGATCAAAATCAAAGAAGGAGAAAAGGAACGTACGCAGGTATTCAGTGGGTTGGTAATCGCAAAAAATGGCGGAGGGATACGGGAAACCTTTACCGTAAGACGCATTGTTCAGGGAGAAGGCGTAGAGCGTGTTTTCCCCATTCATTCCCCAAAGGTTTTGGATGTTAAGGTAAAAAAATCAGGAAAAGTACGGCGTGCAAAGTTGTATTACATGAGGGACAGAACCAGTAAAGGTACCAGGTTGAAAGAAAAAAGGGTGGATTAA
- the prfA gene encoding peptide chain release factor 1, whose translation MMNNNLLKRLEDMQKRYNELENLLADPQVIADSGRYMSLMKEHGCLSKIVHKYAQLTKTYIRKQDAENLLSDGEFADMARMELDELEGHEKAIMDEIKELFIAEDKTANKNVIAEIRAGTGGEEAAIFAADLFRMYIKYAESQNWKTELFDYNETDLGGFKEVTFSIEGRNVYQKLRFESGTHRVQRVPQTEASGRVHTSTATVAILPEVEEVEIDINPADILIETFRASGPGGQKVNKTSSAVRITHISTGIVVKCLDEKSQHKNKAKAMRILRSRLHESIEEKNQLERDQVRRIQIGTGDRSEKIRTYNYSQNRVTDHRINFSVYNLEHVMLGYLDEIIAALANHYREDQLKQLITST comes from the coding sequence TTGATGAATAATAACTTATTAAAAAGATTGGAAGATATGCAAAAACGGTATAACGAGCTGGAAAACTTGCTGGCCGACCCGCAGGTTATAGCTGATTCCGGCCGTTATATGTCACTCATGAAAGAACACGGATGCCTTTCCAAAATAGTTCATAAATATGCCCAGTTGACAAAAACCTACATAAGAAAACAGGATGCGGAAAACCTGTTATCTGACGGGGAATTTGCAGATATGGCACGCATGGAACTGGATGAACTGGAAGGCCATGAAAAGGCAATTATGGATGAAATCAAGGAATTATTTATTGCCGAAGACAAAACCGCCAATAAAAACGTTATTGCTGAAATCAGGGCGGGAACCGGGGGAGAAGAGGCAGCCATTTTTGCGGCGGATCTGTTTCGCATGTATATTAAATATGCTGAAAGTCAAAATTGGAAAACAGAACTGTTTGATTACAACGAAACTGATTTAGGTGGTTTCAAAGAGGTCACCTTTTCCATAGAAGGTCGTAATGTTTACCAGAAATTACGTTTTGAAAGCGGCACACATCGTGTTCAGCGGGTACCGCAAACGGAAGCAAGCGGCAGGGTTCATACTTCAACAGCAACGGTAGCCATCCTTCCTGAAGTTGAAGAGGTAGAAATTGACATTAATCCGGCAGATATCCTGATAGAAACATTCCGTGCCTCCGGACCAGGGGGGCAAAAGGTAAATAAGACGAGTTCCGCCGTCAGGATTACCCATATCTCCACCGGTATTGTTGTAAAATGTCTCGATGAAAAATCACAGCATAAAAACAAGGCAAAAGCAATGCGCATACTACGAAGCCGCTTGCATGAATCGATTGAAGAAAAAAACCAGCTTGAACGGGATCAAGTAAGGAGAATTCAGATAGGAACTGGCGACCGTAGCGAAAAAATTCGTACGTATAATTATTCGCAAAACAGGGTCACCGATCACCGGATAAATTTTTCCGTGTATAATCTTGAACATGTCATGCTGGGATATTTGGACGAAATTATTGCTGCCCTTGCTAACCACTACCGGGAAGATCAATTAAAACAGTTGATCACAAGTACATAA
- a CDS encoding YraN family protein: MDGFFKKLIGSLFFLKNILKKTSDVQPHKKALGKKGEVVAAKFLKKKGYKILQRNYRRKTGEIDIICYDRGSIVFVEVKTRGSDSYGPPELAVTEAKKKQIIKMASRYIAEKKVEGIDLRFDVVSVFYPPAKKHPAITLYKNAFTKTCS, from the coding sequence ATGGACGGATTTTTCAAAAAACTAATAGGTTCCCTTTTTTTCCTGAAAAATATACTCAAAAAAACCAGTGACGTACAACCGCACAAGAAAGCTCTCGGTAAAAAGGGAGAAGTTGTCGCTGCGAAATTTCTGAAAAAAAAGGGATATAAGATACTACAGAGGAATTACCGGCGTAAGACCGGAGAAATTGATATTATTTGCTATGACCGCGGTTCCATTGTTTTTGTAGAAGTAAAAACGCGTGGATCCGATAGTTATGGACCTCCTGAATTAGCCGTAACAGAAGCAAAAAAAAAGCAAATTATAAAGATGGCTTCCCGCTATATTGCTGAAAAAAAAGTAGAGGGCATAGATTTGCGTTTTGATGTAGTTTCTGTTTTTTACCCGCCAGCAAAAAAACATCCTGCTATTACACTCTATAAAAATGCGTTTACAAAAACATGTAGCTAA
- a CDS encoding 4Fe-4S dicluster domain-containing protein — protein sequence MVFKGGVNLFDAYKIRFCNIVEEISSDNPPEVFNFTLPSEQSVKHIIVTLCPTEPWALPNWVTLGHKTTVFFDKIKELQTTIFPEAKCSVVITNNETEHISAAKEYAAMNEWLEVFVIDAKYPYDDPVVLSKAILNKDINFGQDTLSQGILVFDAQTALAIHKSRILNKSVNSRFIALSGTGLKENEFIKVQLGTTLEKILKNRVKETAPYRVFINGPLRGMEVNDFAQKIGWTVNDIVVLAAQDKKEMFPMINTDRLHFTTNLLGELRACVYCNFCDDICPVNLEPALYHQAYNRGEKQKVRSYDIEKCIECGLCSFACPSKIELLRIIKECKSPDVQKA from the coding sequence ATGGTTTTCAAGGGTGGCGTAAATCTTTTTGACGCCTACAAAATACGTTTTTGTAATATTGTTGAGGAAATTTCATCTGACAACCCCCCTGAAGTATTCAATTTTACCCTGCCATCGGAACAATCGGTGAAACACATTATTGTTACCCTATGCCCCACGGAACCATGGGCATTGCCTAATTGGGTAACATTGGGACATAAAACAACGGTTTTCTTCGATAAAATAAAAGAGCTACAGACTACCATCTTCCCTGAAGCGAAATGTTCTGTTGTTATCACCAATAACGAAACCGAACATATTTCAGCAGCAAAAGAATACGCGGCTATGAATGAATGGTTGGAAGTTTTTGTTATAGATGCGAAATATCCTTACGATGACCCTGTGGTATTATCAAAAGCCATCTTAAACAAAGATATAAACTTTGGGCAGGATACGCTGTCCCAGGGTATTCTAGTTTTCGACGCGCAAACGGCATTGGCAATCCACAAAAGCCGCATTCTTAATAAGAGTGTAAATTCCCGCTTTATTGCCCTTTCGGGCACAGGTCTTAAGGAAAATGAGTTTATCAAGGTGCAGTTGGGAACAACCCTTGAAAAAATACTAAAAAACAGGGTAAAGGAGACCGCCCCTTATCGTGTGTTTATAAACGGTCCGTTAAGAGGAATGGAAGTTAACGATTTTGCTCAAAAAATTGGCTGGACGGTAAATGACATTGTTGTTCTGGCGGCGCAGGATAAGAAAGAGATGTTTCCTATGATTAACACGGATAGGCTGCATTTTACCACTAATTTGCTTGGGGAATTGCGAGCCTGCGTGTATTGTAACTTCTGTGATGATATTTGCCCTGTTAATTTAGAACCTGCTTTGTACCACCAGGCCTACAACAGAGGAGAAAAACAGAAGGTGCGTAGTTATGATATAGAAAAATGTATTGAATGCGGTCTGTGCAGTTTTGCATGCCCTTCGAAAATTGAATTGTTGCGGATCATCAAGGAATGTAAATCGCCGGATGTACAAAAAGCATGA
- the rpsP gene encoding 30S ribosomal protein S16, translating to MAVRIRMMRMGRKNRPFYRIGAFDAHEERDGMSIENLGTYDPMESNNEKQVTLKRERVDYWLSVGAKPTETVASIFKKLGIAFKK from the coding sequence ATGGCAGTAAGAATTAGGATGATGCGAATGGGACGTAAAAACAGGCCCTTTTACCGAATTGGCGCGTTCGATGCACATGAGGAACGGGATGGCATGTCTATTGAAAATTTAGGCACTTATGATCCTATGGAATCAAACAACGAAAAACAGGTGACTCTGAAACGAGAGAGGGTTGATTACTGGTTGAGCGTTGGGGCAAAACCAACGGAAACGGTTGCCAGCATATTTAAAAAACTTGGTATTGCGTTTAAAAAATAA